The Scomber japonicus isolate fScoJap1 chromosome 13, fScoJap1.pri, whole genome shotgun sequence genome includes a window with the following:
- the LOC128371407 gene encoding histone H4, translating into MSGRGKGGKGLGKGGAKRHRKVLRDNIQGITKPAIRRLARRGGVKRISGLIYEETRGVLKVFLENVIRDAVTYTEHAKRKTVTAMDVVYALKRQGRTLYGFGG; encoded by the coding sequence ATGAGCGGCAGAGGAAAGGGAGGTAAGGGACTCGGTAAAGGAGGCGCTAAGCGTCACCGTAAAGTCCTCCGTGATAACATCCAGGGAATCACCAAACCCGCCATCCGCCGTCTGGCTCGCCGTGGTGGTGTGAAGCGTATCTCCGGTCTGATCTATGAGGAGACTCGCGGTGTGCTGAAGGTGTTCCTGGAGAACGTGATCCGTGATGCCGTCACTTACACCGAGCATGCTAAGAGGAAGACCGTGACCGCTATGGATGTGGTTTATGCTCTGAAGAGACAAGGCCGCACTCTGTACGGCTTCGGAGGTTAA
- the LOC128371406 gene encoding histone H2B 3-like, whose protein sequence is MPDPVKAPKKGSKKAVSKATKTGKKKRKTRKESYAIYVYKVLKQVHPDTGISSKAMGIMNSFVGDIFERIAGEASRLAHYNKRSTITSREIQTAVRLLLPGELAKHAVSEGTKAVTKYTSSK, encoded by the coding sequence ATGCCTGATCCAGTCAAAGCACCCAAGAAGGGCTCCAAGAAGGCCGTGTCTAAAGCCACCAAGACCggcaagaagaagagaaagacaaggaaggagagCTACGCCATCTACGTGTACAAGGTACTGAAGCAGGTCCACCCTGATACCGGTATCTCCTCCAAGGCCATGGGCATCATGAACTCCTTTGTTGGAGACATCTTTGAGCGCATCGCCGGTGAGGCTTCCCGTCTTGCTCACTACAACAAACGCTCCACCATCACCTCCAGGGAGATCCAGACCGCCGTCCGTCTGCTCCTGCCCGGTGAGCTGGCCAAACACGCTGTGTCTGAGGGCACCAAGGCTGTCACCAAGTACACCAGCTCCAAGTAA
- the LOC128371397 gene encoding histone H2A-like — protein sequence MSGRGKTGGKARAKAKTRSSRAGLQFPVGRVHRHLRKGNYAQRVGAGAPVYLAAVLEYLTAEILELAGNAARDNKKTRIIPRHLQLAVRNDEELNKLLGGVTIAQGGVLPNIQAVLLPKKTEKPAKK from the coding sequence ATGAGCGGAAGAGGCAAAACCGGAGGCAAGGCCCGCGCTAAGGCAAAGACCCGCTCCTCCAGAGCCGGGCTCCAGTTCCCTGTCGGTCGTGTCCACAGGCATCTGAGGAAGGGCAACTATGCCCAGCGTGTCGGTGCCGGTGCCCCCGTCTATCTGGCGGCTGTGCTGGAGTACCTGACCGCTGAGATCCTTGAGCTGGCTGGAAACGCTGCCAGAGACAACAAGAAGACCAGGATCATCCCCCGTCACTTGCAGCTAGCTGTCCGCAACGACGAGGAGCTCAACAAGCTGTTGGGTGGAGTGACCATCGCTCAGGGTGGTGTGCTGCCCAACATCCAGGCTGTGCTGCTGCCCAAGAAGACCGAGAAACCCGCCAAGAAGTAA
- the LOC128371394 gene encoding histone H1-like isoform X2, protein MAEVAPAPAAAPAKAAKKKAAKPKKTGPSVSELIVKTVSASKERSGVSLAALKKALAAGGYDVDKNKARVKTAVKSLVTKGTLVQTKGTGASGSFKMSKKVETKPKKTAVKKAAPKAKKPAAKKPAAAKKPKTAAKKAAAAKKSPKKVKKPAAAKKAAKSPKKAAKSPKKVVKKAPAAKKAPAKKVAKPKAKKAAPKKK, encoded by the coding sequence ATGGCAGAAGTGGCTCCAGCTCCCGCAGCCGCCCCGGCGAAAGCCGCCAAGAAGAAGGCAGCAAAGCCCAAGAAGACCGGCCCCAGCGTCAGCGAGCTGATCGTTAAAACCGTGTCCGCCTCCAAGGAGCGAAGCGGCGTGTCTCTGGCCGCTCTGAAGAAGGCTTTGGCTGCCGGAGGTTACGATGTGGACAAGAACAAGGCCCGCGTCAAGACCGCCGTTAAGAGCCTGGTGACCAAGGGGACTCTGGTCCAGACCAAGGGAACCGGAGCCTCCGGCTCTTTCAAGATGAGCAAGAAGGTGGAGACTAAGCCCAAGAAGACGGCCGTGAAGAAAGCTGCTCCTAAAGCTAAGAAGCCCGCCGCCAAGAAACCCGCAGCGGCTAAGAAGCCCAAGACAGCAGCCAAGAAGGCAGCAGCCGCCAAGAAATCCCCTAAGAAGGTGAAGAAGCCCGCAGCGGCCAAGAAAGCAGCTAAGAGCCCCAAGAAGGCCGCCAAGAGCCCCAAGAAAGTGGTCAAGAAGGCTCCCGCAGCAAAGAAGGCTCCCGCAAAGAAGGTGGCCAAGCCCAAAGCCAAGAAGGCAGCACCCAAGAAGAAGTGA
- the LOC128371394 gene encoding histone H1-like isoform X1 — MAEVAPAPAAAPAKAAKKKAAKPKKTGPSVSELIVKTVSASKERSGVSLAALKKALAAGGYDVDKNKARVKTAVKSLVTKGTLVQTKGTGASGSFKMSKKVETKPKKTAVKKAAPKAKKPAAKKPAAAKKPKTAAKKAAAAKKSPKKVKKPAAAKKAAKSPKKAAKSPKKKVAKPKAKKAAPKKK, encoded by the exons ATGGCAGAAGTGGCTCCAGCTCCCGCAGCCGCCCCGGCGAAAGCCGCCAAGAAGAAGGCAGCAAAGCCCAAGAAGACCGGCCCCAGCGTCAGCGAGCTGATCGTTAAAACCGTGTCCGCCTCCAAGGAGCGAAGCGGCGTGTCTCTGGCCGCTCTGAAGAAGGCTTTGGCTGCCGGAGGTTACGATGTGGACAAGAACAAGGCCCGCGTCAAGACCGCCGTTAAGAGCCTGGTGACCAAGGGGACTCTGGTCCAGACCAAGGGAACCGGAGCCTCCGGCTCTTTCAAGATGAGCAAGAAGGTGGAGACTAAGCCCAAGAAGACGGCCGTGAAGAAAGCTGCTCCTAAAGCTAAGAAGCCCGCCGCCAAGAAACCCGCAGCGGCTAAGAAGCCCAAGACAGCAGCCAAGAAGGCAGCAGCCGCCAAGAAATCCCCTAAGAAGGTGAAGAAGCCCGCAGCGGCCAAGAAAGCAGCTAAGAGCCCCAAGAAGGCCGCCAAGAGCCCCAAGAAA AAGGTGGCCAAGCCCAAAGCCAAGAAGGCAGCACCCAAGAAGAAGTGA